Proteins co-encoded in one Halorussus lipolyticus genomic window:
- a CDS encoding DUF7331 family protein, giving the protein MVGKYETRNNRDVSRHRCGDRYEAYETDSGTVVVFDSENPRAWIESDDTVSPSSRT; this is encoded by the coding sequence ATGGTTGGTAAGTACGAGACCAGAAACAATCGGGACGTATCGAGACACCGCTGTGGTGACCGCTACGAGGCTTATGAGACCGACTCCGGAACCGTCGTGGTCTTCGACAGCGAGAATCCGCGAGCGTGGATTGAGTCCGACGATACCGTCTCGCCGTCCTCGCGGACGTAG
- a CDS encoding DUF7331 family protein, giving the protein MTEKYDSENNRDEEEPETERYGAFSDGAGEVVVYDTTNNAAWLKSDAAVEIEAMA; this is encoded by the coding sequence ATGACTGAGAAATACGACAGCGAGAACAACCGCGACGAGGAGGAACCCGAAACCGAACGCTACGGCGCGTTCAGCGACGGTGCTGGCGAAGTCGTCGTCTACGACACCACGAACAACGCCGCGTGGCTCAAGTCCGACGCGGCGGTCGAGATCGAAGCGATGGCCTGA